In Puntigrus tetrazona isolate hp1 chromosome 22, ASM1883169v1, whole genome shotgun sequence, one genomic interval encodes:
- the tsc22d2 gene encoding TSC22 domain family protein 2 isoform X1 — MSKMPSKKKSCFQITSVTQAAQVAANSNTDDTESLDDPDEPRTEDMSSSEIYDMSKAGDFEPETCDVSLSDESLHNEAETSGTSAQDAPIANIPASRNTGAVHINPPVRSVSGSVSSQSSVASNAPSSIQTSSVSSSATVSSCSSRFRVIKLDHGTGEPFKRGRWTCTEFYERDTDASSSGRTADSAKHAGAADHSTDRDGLGVVGGSAAVHVGPSTSAAEPHTDSGYSSAPSNPPVELQQQTLGISQQSAHIKSPSMPLATPPQPFFPSKQVQKPGQILQSVIPPNQAQTVSVASLPLMTPLNQGPSPVMTPAAPGSAAHILGLVPQPMDGRGLPISQPEHVQGLLQQSGIGTALGTVSAAAVVQQAPVPLIQPAVTVSVSPLAGVPGVQNVPAVMSSASNAPQSMPKQTPQNPPQGVHGGSLGGLGVQTTPVNFSQLPTGVAQAEENQRRPDGLLQSSVFLGKDAIKSLNPEGLQLPTPAVNSLFGIAIPIDGDEDRNPSTAFYQAFPNGRSKAISDGSSGASVVAIDNKIEQAMDLVKSHLMYAVREEVEVLKEQIKELYERNSVLERENAVLKSLANTEQLTQLTSQLNLGSTSPQQTAVNAILQEGSKLVALPPQPNVSTA, encoded by the exons atgtctaaaatgccATCGAAAAAGAAGAGCTGTTTTCAGATCACCAGCGTAACGCAGGCTGCGCAGGTGGCAGCCAACAGCAACACGGATGACACAGAGAGTTTAGACGACCCCGACGAGCCCAGGACTGAGGACATGTCCTCATCCGAGATATACGACATGTCCAAAGCTGGAGATTTCGAGCCGGAGACGTGTGACGTCAGTTTATCGGACGAATCGCTACATAACGAGGCCGAAACATCTGGGACGAGTGCCCAAGACGCCCCTATAGCGAACATACCCGCTTCTCGCAACACAGGTGCGGTTCATATAAACCCACCTGTCCGTTCAGTCAGCGGGTCTGTATCTTCCCAGTCTTCAGTCGCATCTAACGCACCATCCAGCATCCAGACTTCATCAGTCAGCAGTTCTGCCACAGTAAGCAGCTGCAGCTCCCGCTTCAGGGTCATCAAACTAGACCATGgcacaggcgagcccttcaaaAGAGGTAGGTGGACTTGCACAGAGTTTTACGAGCGAGACACGGACGCTTCCTCGTCCGGCCGGACTGCGGATAGCGCTAAACATGCAGGCGCCGCGGATCACAGCACGGACAGAGATGGACTAGGAGTCGTTGGAGGTTCGGCGGCTGTGCATGTTGGGCCTTCAACATCTGCGGCAGAACCCCATACAGATAGCGGCTACTCATCTGCGCCATCGAACCCGCCCGTGGAGCTTCAGCAGCAAACCCTAGGCATCTCGCAGCAGAGTGCGCATATCAAATCTCCAAGCATGCCTTTGGCAACTCCACCGCAGCCATTTTTTCCGAGCAAGCAGGTGCAGAAACCTGGGCAGATTCTTCAGAGTGTTATTCCACCGAATCAGGCCCAGACGGTCTCGGTGGCTTCGCTTCCGCTCATGACCCCGTTAAACCAGGGTCCGTCACCCGTCATGACTCCCGCGGCACCAGGAAGCGCCGCTCACATACTCGGATTAGTTCCCCAGCCCATGGACGGCAGAGGGCTTCCCATCAGCCAGCCGGAGCATGTTCAGGGGCTTTTACAGCAGTCGGGCATCGGCACGGCTCTAGGGACCGTGTCGGCTGCAGCTGTTGTACAGCAGGCACCAGTGCCGCTCATTCAGCCAGCGGTAACCGTGTCTGTCAGCCCCCTTGCCGGGGTCCCTGGTGTGCAAAATGTGCCTGCTGTTATGTCCAGTGCCTCTAATGCCCCCCAGAGCATGCCAAAACAGACGCCGCAGAATCCGCCTCAGGGAGTTCACGGCGGGTCGCTCGGGGGACTGGGTGTGCAGACGACCCCCGTTAACTTTAGCCAGCTTCCCACCGGAGTCGCCCAGGCAGAGGAGAACCAGAGGAGGCCCGACGGGCTGCTCCAGAGCTCTGTATTCTTAGGAAAAGATGCCATCAAATCCCTGAATCCCGAGGGCTTGCAGCTTCCCACACCTGCTGTCAACAGCCTGTTCGGAATAGCCATTCCCATTGATGGGGATGAGGACAG GAACCCCTCCACGGCTTTCTATCAAGCCTTCCCAAACGGCAGGTCAAAGGCCATCAGTGATGG tTCCTCCGGCGCCAGTGTTGTGGCAATCGATAACAAAATAGAGCAAGCTATG GATCTTGTGAAAAGCCATTTAATGTACGCCGTGCGCGAGGAAGTGGAGGTCTTGAAGGAGCAGATCAAGGAGCTCTACGAGAGGAACTCAGTTCTGGAGAGGGAAAACGCAGTATTAAAATCTCTGGCCAACACCGAGCAGCTGACCCAGCTCACCTCTCAGCTCAACCTCGGCAGCACTTCGCCCCAGCAGACGGCGGTCAACGCCATCCTACAGGAAGGAAGCAAACTCGTGGCCTTGCCCCCGCAACCCAACGTGTCCACGGCGTGA
- the tsc22d2 gene encoding TSC22 domain family protein 2 isoform X2, which translates to MSKMPSKKKSCFQITSVTQAAQVAANSNTDDTESLDDPDEPRTEDMSSSEIYDMSKAGDFEPETCDVSLSDESLHNEAETSGTSAQDAPIANIPASRNTGAVHINPPVRSVSGSVSSQSSVASNAPSSIQTSSVSSSATVSSCSSRFRVIKLDHGTGEPFKRGRWTCTEFYERDTDASSSGRTADSAKHAGAADHSTDRDGLGVVGGSAAVHVGPSTSAAEPHTDSGYSSAPSNPPVELQQQTLGISQQSAHIKSPSMPLATPPQPFFPSKQVQKPGQILQSVIPPNQAQTVSVASLPLMTPLNQGPSPVMTPAAPGSAAHILGLVPQPMDGRGLPISQPEHVQGLLQQSGIGTALGTVSAAAVVQQAPVPLIQPAVTVSVSPLAGVPGVQNVPAVMSSASNAPQSMPKQTPQNPPQGVHGGSLGGLGVQTTPVNFSQLPTGVAQAEENQRRPDGLLQSSVFLGKDAIKSLNPEGLQLPTPAVNSLFGIAIPIDGDEDSSSGASVVAIDNKIEQAMDLVKSHLMYAVREEVEVLKEQIKELYERNSVLERENAVLKSLANTEQLTQLTSQLNLGSTSPQQTAVNAILQEGSKLVALPPQPNVSTA; encoded by the exons atgtctaaaatgccATCGAAAAAGAAGAGCTGTTTTCAGATCACCAGCGTAACGCAGGCTGCGCAGGTGGCAGCCAACAGCAACACGGATGACACAGAGAGTTTAGACGACCCCGACGAGCCCAGGACTGAGGACATGTCCTCATCCGAGATATACGACATGTCCAAAGCTGGAGATTTCGAGCCGGAGACGTGTGACGTCAGTTTATCGGACGAATCGCTACATAACGAGGCCGAAACATCTGGGACGAGTGCCCAAGACGCCCCTATAGCGAACATACCCGCTTCTCGCAACACAGGTGCGGTTCATATAAACCCACCTGTCCGTTCAGTCAGCGGGTCTGTATCTTCCCAGTCTTCAGTCGCATCTAACGCACCATCCAGCATCCAGACTTCATCAGTCAGCAGTTCTGCCACAGTAAGCAGCTGCAGCTCCCGCTTCAGGGTCATCAAACTAGACCATGgcacaggcgagcccttcaaaAGAGGTAGGTGGACTTGCACAGAGTTTTACGAGCGAGACACGGACGCTTCCTCGTCCGGCCGGACTGCGGATAGCGCTAAACATGCAGGCGCCGCGGATCACAGCACGGACAGAGATGGACTAGGAGTCGTTGGAGGTTCGGCGGCTGTGCATGTTGGGCCTTCAACATCTGCGGCAGAACCCCATACAGATAGCGGCTACTCATCTGCGCCATCGAACCCGCCCGTGGAGCTTCAGCAGCAAACCCTAGGCATCTCGCAGCAGAGTGCGCATATCAAATCTCCAAGCATGCCTTTGGCAACTCCACCGCAGCCATTTTTTCCGAGCAAGCAGGTGCAGAAACCTGGGCAGATTCTTCAGAGTGTTATTCCACCGAATCAGGCCCAGACGGTCTCGGTGGCTTCGCTTCCGCTCATGACCCCGTTAAACCAGGGTCCGTCACCCGTCATGACTCCCGCGGCACCAGGAAGCGCCGCTCACATACTCGGATTAGTTCCCCAGCCCATGGACGGCAGAGGGCTTCCCATCAGCCAGCCGGAGCATGTTCAGGGGCTTTTACAGCAGTCGGGCATCGGCACGGCTCTAGGGACCGTGTCGGCTGCAGCTGTTGTACAGCAGGCACCAGTGCCGCTCATTCAGCCAGCGGTAACCGTGTCTGTCAGCCCCCTTGCCGGGGTCCCTGGTGTGCAAAATGTGCCTGCTGTTATGTCCAGTGCCTCTAATGCCCCCCAGAGCATGCCAAAACAGACGCCGCAGAATCCGCCTCAGGGAGTTCACGGCGGGTCGCTCGGGGGACTGGGTGTGCAGACGACCCCCGTTAACTTTAGCCAGCTTCCCACCGGAGTCGCCCAGGCAGAGGAGAACCAGAGGAGGCCCGACGGGCTGCTCCAGAGCTCTGTATTCTTAGGAAAAGATGCCATCAAATCCCTGAATCCCGAGGGCTTGCAGCTTCCCACACCTGCTGTCAACAGCCTGTTCGGAATAGCCATTCCCATTGATGGGGATGAGGACAG tTCCTCCGGCGCCAGTGTTGTGGCAATCGATAACAAAATAGAGCAAGCTATG GATCTTGTGAAAAGCCATTTAATGTACGCCGTGCGCGAGGAAGTGGAGGTCTTGAAGGAGCAGATCAAGGAGCTCTACGAGAGGAACTCAGTTCTGGAGAGGGAAAACGCAGTATTAAAATCTCTGGCCAACACCGAGCAGCTGACCCAGCTCACCTCTCAGCTCAACCTCGGCAGCACTTCGCCCCAGCAGACGGCGGTCAACGCCATCCTACAGGAAGGAAGCAAACTCGTGGCCTTGCCCCCGCAACCCAACGTGTCCACGGCGTGA